A portion of the Limosilactobacillus reuteri genome contains these proteins:
- the hslO gene encoding Hsp33 family molecular chaperone HslO, with protein sequence MKTTDYLVKSMTKDGKFRAYAVNATQVVQKAHEIHDTWSASSAALGRTLIGTILLATSSLQGEAGMTVKIQGNGPVGFIIADGTAEGTVKGYMGNPHVSLPANDKGKIDVAKAIGNQGTLSVTKMAPGDKTPYTGEVNLVSGELGDDFTYYLAQSEQIPSAVGLSVFVNPDENIDVAGGFMIQVMPGASDEEISKLEKTLKGLPLVSQMLRDGDTPEDILKKIFGEDLKILETMPVRYACDCSKERFAHALASISKDDMKKLIDEDHHAEAVCQFCGKKYEFNEDELKKIYAEMTANDDKKSTLNFKNKLATGLK encoded by the coding sequence ATGAAAACAACAGATTATTTAGTAAAGTCAATGACTAAGGATGGAAAGTTTCGGGCTTATGCTGTAAATGCTACCCAAGTCGTTCAAAAGGCACACGAAATTCATGATACATGGAGTGCTTCTTCTGCTGCTCTTGGTCGAACGTTAATTGGAACGATTCTTTTGGCTACTTCTAGCTTACAAGGAGAAGCAGGAATGACGGTTAAGATTCAAGGGAATGGTCCGGTTGGCTTTATTATTGCGGATGGAACTGCTGAAGGAACGGTAAAAGGCTACATGGGTAATCCACATGTTTCTTTACCAGCAAATGATAAGGGAAAGATTGACGTTGCAAAGGCAATTGGTAATCAAGGGACCCTTTCTGTAACCAAGATGGCTCCTGGCGACAAGACACCTTATACTGGCGAAGTAAATTTAGTTTCTGGTGAACTTGGTGATGACTTTACTTACTACCTTGCTCAATCTGAACAAATTCCTTCAGCGGTTGGTCTTTCAGTATTCGTTAACCCTGATGAAAATATTGACGTTGCTGGTGGCTTCATGATTCAAGTAATGCCTGGTGCTAGCGATGAAGAAATTAGCAAACTTGAAAAGACATTGAAGGGCTTGCCATTGGTATCACAGATGTTACGTGATGGTGATACGCCAGAAGATATTTTGAAGAAGATTTTTGGCGAGGACTTAAAGATCCTTGAAACAATGCCAGTTCGTTATGCATGTGATTGCTCGAAAGAACGTTTTGCCCATGCCCTTGCAAGTATTTCTAAAGACGATATGAAGAAGTTGATTGATGAGGACCACCATGCGGAAGCTGTTTGCCAATTCTGCGGGAAGAAGTACGAATTTAACGAAGACGAATTAAAGAAGATCTATGCGGAAATGACTGCGAATGATGATAAAAAATCAACCCTAAATTTCAAGAATAAGTTAGCCACTGGACTCAAATAA
- a CDS encoding IS30 family transposase, with protein MTHLNDTMSTSLLTTHKKNAHLTKEERVMIATLKSQGLSNRAIGRQLGVNHQTINNELNRGTVRQLRRQKSNGKIYEYSYYIYSYEAGQATYLEHHRHSGRRRLYYSSKQFLRLADQLMLGEFDDHHYSPQAVIYKARDLMNDGTLIPKSVVTLYQWINEGVLRTSNLDLFEKPKRKHHRTHPQAKRCLGPNIAQRPQTADQRSEIGHWELDTVQGQKNGNDSVVLVMTDRLSRVNITSKIAGKTAHAVNQFFINLRQKMGTDAYYRIFKTITSDNGSEFSELTQVHDHVFYADPYSPWERGSNEINNRFLRKEITKGEAINNYSSAQIIATNDWMNHYPRAMFNGHSSMDIYRKAFYQEISQLHQPIINWSVLFI; from the coding sequence ATGACGCACTTAAATGATACCATGTCTACTAGTTTATTGACTACTCATAAAAAGAATGCTCATCTTACTAAAGAAGAACGTGTGATGATTGCGACTTTAAAGTCGCAAGGACTTTCCAATCGCGCAATTGGTCGCCAATTAGGAGTTAATCATCAAACAATTAATAACGAGCTCAACCGTGGTACGGTCCGCCAACTTCGTCGTCAAAAATCTAATGGTAAGATTTACGAATATTCTTACTACATCTATAGTTATGAAGCTGGTCAGGCCACATATCTTGAACATCACCGCCATTCTGGTCGTCGTCGCTTATATTATTCTTCAAAGCAATTTTTACGATTAGCTGATCAGCTAATGCTTGGTGAGTTTGACGACCACCATTACTCCCCACAAGCGGTTATTTATAAGGCTCGAGATTTAATGAATGATGGCACCCTGATCCCAAAGTCGGTTGTAACTTTATATCAATGGATTAATGAGGGTGTGCTTCGTACGTCCAATTTAGACCTCTTTGAAAAACCTAAACGTAAGCATCATCGAACTCATCCGCAAGCTAAAAGGTGCTTAGGGCCTAATATTGCTCAACGACCTCAAACTGCGGACCAACGGTCCGAAATTGGCCATTGGGAACTAGATACAGTTCAGGGACAGAAAAACGGTAATGACAGTGTTGTACTAGTAATGACTGATCGCCTTTCACGAGTTAATATCACGAGTAAAATTGCTGGTAAAACTGCGCATGCAGTAAATCAGTTCTTTATAAATTTACGCCAGAAAATGGGCACAGATGCTTACTATCGCATCTTTAAGACAATAACCTCTGACAACGGTTCAGAATTTAGTGAGTTAACACAAGTTCACGATCATGTTTTCTATGCTGATCCGTATTCCCCTTGGGAACGTGGATCCAATGAGATCAATAACCGGTTTCTCCGCAAGGAGATTACCAAAGGTGAAGCTATAAATAACTATAGTAGTGCTCAGATCATAGCGACTAATGATTGGATGAATCACTATCCACGAGCTATGTTTAATGGACATTCGTCAATGGATATCTATCGTAAGGCCTTCTACCAAGAGATATCACAGCTCCATCAACCAATAATCAATTGGTCAGTATTATTTATTTGA
- the dusB gene encoding tRNA dihydrouridine synthase DusB, protein MKWKIGNVEIPNQVVVAPMAGVTNSAFRVICKRFGAGYVVCEMISDRGIMYHNQRTLDMMDVDPEEHPMGIQIFGGTKETLVEAAKYVDQHTAADVIDINMGCPVNKVVKTDAGARWLLDPNKVYEMVSYVTDAVKKPVTVKMRTGWDDKHILAVENALAAERAGASAIAMHGRTRKQMYTGQADWNILKEVASQLKIPFMANGDVKTPEDAKKILDMTGATAAMIGRAAMGNPWMLKRTEHYLETGELLPEATPEQKIEMAKDHLNRLVDLKGEYVGVREFRGLSTYYIKGIPRAARTKVALVEAETLDEMNDIFDRFAEQTAERAAKRQQA, encoded by the coding sequence ATGAAGTGGAAGATCGGTAACGTTGAAATTCCTAATCAAGTTGTTGTTGCACCAATGGCCGGAGTAACCAATTCCGCCTTTCGGGTTATCTGTAAAAGATTTGGTGCTGGCTACGTTGTCTGTGAAATGATCTCAGACCGTGGCATTATGTACCATAATCAACGCACTTTGGATATGATGGATGTCGACCCTGAAGAACATCCGATGGGAATTCAAATTTTCGGTGGAACCAAAGAGACATTAGTTGAGGCTGCTAAGTATGTGGATCAACATACAGCAGCTGACGTGATTGATATAAATATGGGGTGTCCTGTTAATAAGGTTGTAAAAACTGACGCGGGTGCACGATGGTTACTGGATCCTAATAAAGTCTATGAAATGGTGTCATATGTTACTGATGCTGTTAAGAAGCCAGTTACCGTTAAGATGCGAACCGGTTGGGATGACAAGCATATTTTAGCTGTGGAAAATGCTCTAGCAGCTGAACGGGCAGGAGCTAGCGCGATTGCGATGCATGGTCGAACTCGAAAACAAATGTATACGGGACAAGCAGATTGGAATATACTAAAAGAAGTAGCGAGTCAATTGAAAATTCCGTTCATGGCTAATGGTGATGTGAAGACACCAGAAGATGCTAAGAAGATTCTTGATATGACTGGCGCAACTGCCGCAATGATCGGTCGGGCAGCGATGGGTAACCCATGGATGCTAAAGCGGACTGAACATTACTTAGAGACTGGTGAGCTGCTCCCAGAAGCAACTCCAGAACAAAAAATTGAAATGGCTAAAGATCACCTTAATCGTTTAGTTGATTTAAAGGGTGAATATGTTGGTGTTCGTGAGTTCCGTGGGTTATCGACGTACTATATCAAGGGTATTCCGCGTGCTGCCCGGACTAAAGTAGCGTTAGTCGAGGCAGAAACACTTGATGAAATGAACGATATTTTTGACCGCTTTGCTGAACAAACTGCAGAACGGGCTGCAAAAAGACAGCAAGCCTAA
- the lysS gene encoding lysine--tRNA ligase, with product MSQELDQMRVRREKMEELKEAGIEPFGRRFKRDHLAQDLHDKFDQYDKEELNEMGAKVIIAGRMTRKRSSGKAGFADFVDRTGKIQVYARKDMVGDEPYHVFKRSDIGDFLGIEGDVIKTDTGELTVRAHKITFLSKALRPLPNKWDGVTDPETIYRQRYLDLISNPESFKRFHQRTAIIKAVRKYMDDNGFTEVETPILNTQAGGANARPFITHHNALDIDMYLRIATELYLKRLIVGGFERVYELGRIFRNEGMDPHHNPEFTTMETYAAYFDFQDVMDETEGIVKAAAKVVSDDGKITYQGHEIDLGGNFKRITMVDAVKEKTGIDFSDESMTDEDAKKLADEHRVEYKPYWTKGHILNAFFEEFVEDTLIQPTFVYEFPVEVSPLAKRNADNPAMTDRFELYVDGSELANAFSELNDPIDQKERFEMQAKEKANGNDEAEPVDLDYVQALEYGMPPTGGLGIGIDRLVMLLTDAKSIRDVILFPTMRPEKETKNDSKKKKNKKK from the coding sequence GTGTCACAAGAACTAGATCAAATGCGCGTTCGGCGTGAAAAAATGGAAGAGTTAAAAGAAGCGGGGATTGAACCATTTGGCCGCCGCTTCAAACGAGACCATCTTGCCCAAGACTTGCATGATAAGTTTGATCAATACGATAAAGAAGAATTAAACGAGATGGGCGCCAAAGTAATTATTGCGGGTCGAATGACAAGAAAGCGGAGTAGTGGTAAGGCTGGTTTCGCTGATTTTGTTGATCGGACTGGTAAGATTCAAGTTTACGCTCGTAAGGATATGGTAGGGGATGAACCTTACCATGTTTTCAAGCGGTCAGATATTGGTGACTTCCTTGGAATTGAAGGGGATGTTATCAAGACAGATACAGGTGAATTAACTGTTCGTGCACATAAAATTACCTTCTTGTCAAAAGCATTGCGTCCACTTCCTAATAAGTGGGATGGGGTTACTGATCCTGAAACTATCTATCGTCAGCGCTACCTTGATTTAATTTCTAACCCAGAAAGCTTCAAGCGTTTCCACCAACGGACAGCGATCATTAAGGCCGTCCGGAAGTACATGGATGATAATGGCTTTACAGAGGTTGAAACCCCAATTTTGAACACCCAAGCTGGTGGTGCTAATGCGCGTCCATTTATCACTCACCATAATGCGCTTGATATTGATATGTACTTGCGGATTGCTACCGAATTGTACCTTAAGCGGTTAATCGTTGGTGGCTTTGAACGGGTATACGAATTGGGCCGGATTTTCCGAAATGAAGGGATGGACCCTCACCATAACCCTGAATTTACAACAATGGAAACTTATGCTGCTTACTTTGACTTCCAAGATGTTATGGATGAAACAGAAGGAATCGTTAAGGCAGCCGCTAAAGTTGTTTCAGATGATGGAAAGATTACTTACCAAGGACATGAGATCGACCTTGGAGGAAACTTTAAACGGATCACGATGGTGGATGCCGTTAAGGAAAAGACTGGCATTGACTTCAGCGATGAATCAATGACGGACGAAGATGCTAAGAAGTTAGCCGATGAACACAGGGTTGAATATAAGCCTTACTGGACAAAGGGCCATATCTTGAATGCATTCTTTGAAGAGTTCGTTGAGGATACGCTTATTCAACCAACTTTTGTCTATGAATTCCCTGTCGAAGTTTCACCATTAGCAAAGCGGAATGCTGATAATCCTGCGATGACTGATCGCTTCGAATTGTATGTTGATGGTAGCGAATTGGCAAATGCCTTTAGTGAATTAAACGATCCAATTGACCAGAAGGAACGTTTTGAAATGCAAGCAAAGGAAAAAGCTAATGGTAATGATGAAGCTGAACCAGTCGACTTGGATTACGTTCAAGCCCTCGAATACGGGATGCCGCCTACTGGGGGACTTGGTATTGGAATCGATCGGCTTGTAATGCTCCTTACTGATGCTAAATCTATTCGGGATGTTATTCTCTTCCCAACAATGCGTCCAGAAAAGGAAACTAAGAACGATTCCAAGAAAAAGAAGAATAAGAAGAAGTAA
- the ltrA gene encoding group II intron reverse transcriptase/maturase, with product MRQSQKTEQQADRLSRIGLENRKYTRARSTGYGEGKGMSVTIQDLVLDRNNLNQAYLRVKRNKGAAGVDDMTVNDLLPYLRENKTELIASLREGKYKPAPVKRVEIPKPNGGVRRLGIPTVVDRMVQQAVAQILTPIFERIFSDNSFGFRPHRGAHDAISKVVDLYNQGYRRVVDLDLKAYFDNVNHDLMIKYLQQYIDDPWTLRLIRKFLTSGVLDHGLFAKSEKGTPQGGPLSPLLANIYLNELDEELTRRGHHFVRYADDCNIYVKSQRAGERVMRSITQFLEKRLKVKVNPDKTKVGSPLRLKFLGFSLGVDHNGAYARPAKQSQQRVKKALKLLTKRNRGISLTRMFEEIHRKMRGWLQYYSIGKLTNFIQRLDKWLRVRIRQYIWKQWKKFKTKVTNLQKLGLPQHDAYVFASTRKGYWRTAHSKTLSYSLTNRKLEQLGLMNMSKTLQSIQCD from the coding sequence GTGCGACAATCGCAGAAAACAGAACAACAAGCTGACCGCTTGTCGAGGATAGGTTTGGAAAACCGAAAGTACACAAGGGCGCGTAGTACCGGTTATGGTGAAGGTAAAGGTATGAGTGTCACTATCCAAGACCTGGTCTTGGATCGCAATAACCTTAATCAGGCTTATTTGCGAGTTAAGAGAAATAAAGGAGCAGCAGGCGTTGACGATATGACAGTCAATGACCTTCTGCCATATCTCAGAGAAAATAAGACGGAACTGATCGCTAGTTTGCGTGAGGGCAAGTATAAACCAGCTCCAGTCAAACGGGTAGAAATTCCGAAGCCTAATGGTGGAGTAAGAAGACTTGGAATACCAACGGTGGTGGACCGAATGGTTCAACAAGCTGTAGCCCAAATTCTTACGCCTATCTTTGAGCGTATTTTCTCTGATAATAGCTTTGGCTTCCGTCCCCACCGTGGGGCCCATGACGCTATTTCAAAAGTAGTAGATCTTTATAATCAAGGTTATCGAAGAGTTGTCGACTTAGACCTAAAAGCCTATTTTGATAACGTTAATCATGACTTGATGATTAAGTATCTCCAACAATATATTGATGACCCATGGACACTAAGACTCATTCGTAAGTTTCTAACTAGCGGAGTCTTAGACCATGGGCTTTTCGCTAAGAGTGAAAAAGGAACCCCACAAGGAGGGCCATTGTCACCACTACTGGCGAACATCTATCTAAATGAGTTGGACGAAGAGTTGACTAGACGTGGTCACCACTTTGTGCGCTATGCGGATGATTGTAACATCTATGTTAAAAGTCAACGAGCCGGAGAACGAGTAATGCGAAGCATTACCCAGTTTCTAGAAAAGCGCTTGAAAGTTAAAGTGAACCCAGATAAAACCAAAGTCGGTAGCCCGCTACGGTTGAAGTTTCTTGGCTTTTCGTTGGGTGTAGACCACAATGGGGCCTACGCCCGTCCAGCTAAGCAATCGCAACAACGAGTAAAGAAAGCACTGAAGTTATTAACTAAACGTAATCGTGGAATATCTCTGACAAGAATGTTTGAAGAAATTCATCGAAAAATGCGTGGGTGGCTTCAGTACTACTCAATTGGGAAACTAACTAACTTTATTCAACGCCTTGACAAGTGGTTGAGGGTCCGAATAAGGCAGTATATTTGGAAGCAATGGAAAAAGTTTAAAACTAAGGTAACTAACTTACAGAAGTTGGGGCTGCCCCAGCATGATGCATATGTCTTCGCTAGTACCCGAAAGGGCTACTGGCGAACTGCACATAGTAAGACCTTGAGCTATTCTCTAACTAATAGAAAACTGGAACAACTCGGACTTATGAATATGTCCAAGACGCTCCAGTCAATTCAATGTGATTAA
- a CDS encoding IS30 family transposase, translated as MSTTILSFQNRVVIETLHNEGRSLRYIANYLGFSKTTIFNELHRLNSGYQAELAQTDFERKVSQRGRKSSLTKSLKHLIEEKIQVQKWSPEQVAHVVGIAYKTVYNWIDQGWLDVQLPDLPDHGIRRHRAKEKRGTFSHGRSIEERPHKVETRQEFGHFEADTVLSGKRKGQAVATFVERKSRLTIVKRLHGRDSQSMTQAVLELASQLQDKLKTLTVDHGKEFANYQAIEQLTGTQVYFAHAYSPHERGSNENRNRVLQRFIPKGQAIEELSDRQLVQINWYLNSRPLKCLNWHTPIEIFLINLRH; from the coding sequence ATGAGCACCACTATTTTATCATTCCAGAACCGTGTTGTCATTGAAACGCTTCATAATGAAGGACGTTCCTTGCGATACATCGCTAACTACTTAGGCTTTAGTAAGACCACCATCTTTAACGAACTTCACCGGCTAAATAGTGGGTATCAAGCTGAACTAGCGCAAACTGACTTTGAACGCAAGGTTAGTCAACGGGGGCGGAAGTCTTCACTCACTAAAAGCCTTAAGCACTTGATTGAGGAAAAGATTCAAGTCCAGAAGTGGTCCCCTGAACAAGTTGCCCATGTAGTTGGGATTGCCTACAAGACGGTCTATAACTGGATTGATCAAGGATGGCTTGATGTACAGTTACCCGATTTGCCTGATCATGGAATTCGTCGTCATCGTGCTAAAGAAAAGCGTGGTACGTTCAGTCACGGCCGCTCCATTGAGGAGCGTCCTCATAAAGTCGAAACTCGCCAAGAATTCGGCCACTTTGAAGCTGATACCGTACTTTCTGGCAAACGTAAAGGTCAAGCTGTGGCGACTTTTGTGGAGCGTAAGAGTCGCCTGACAATTGTTAAACGGCTCCATGGTCGCGACAGTCAGTCCATGACTCAAGCCGTACTTGAACTAGCTAGTCAACTTCAAGACAAGCTCAAGACGCTTACCGTGGATCATGGGAAAGAGTTCGCTAACTATCAGGCAATTGAACAGCTAACGGGTACTCAGGTTTACTTTGCCCATGCCTATTCACCGCACGAACGCGGTAGTAATGAGAACCGTAATCGAGTTTTGCAACGGTTTATTCCCAAGGGACAAGCCATTGAAGAGCTGAGCGATCGCCAGCTGGTTCAAATCAATTGGTATCTGAATTCCCGACCACTTAAATGTCTTAACTGGCACACACCAATCGAGATCTTCTTGATTAATCTACGTCACTAA
- a CDS encoding arylsulfotransferase family protein, with product MGSISPYPLLDHVLLEIDRNGNKLWSWSTLDHFNDFPLTDEQKNAIFKNPNFQSASKEGDVFHINYASYLGPNNWFDQGDQRFKPNNILMGSREAMMSWIVDHDTGKIVWLLGPDFTKSFTLRNLGPLVGMHNVHLIPKGLPGAGNILALDNGGWAGYGAPNQTSSTGMRTTRIDGSEVIEFNPITLEKKWSFSAKDMGYKAAAHANYFYSPLEGSVQRLPNENTLIDEGAGGRFLEVTPSHEIVWEYIYPYIADHLIYRAYRIPYDWIPQLSPSTEIAVTPPANSEFHLPGAADPSLNPNTTVSVTGAYGYNKPSPAQNNN from the coding sequence ATTGGCTCGATATCACCCTATCCTCTTCTTGACCATGTCTTATTAGAAATTGACCGCAATGGCAACAAGCTTTGGTCTTGGAGTACATTAGATCATTTTAATGATTTTCCATTAACCGATGAACAAAAAAATGCAATCTTTAAGAACCCTAACTTTCAATCTGCTAGTAAAGAAGGGGATGTATTTCATATTAATTATGCTAGCTACCTTGGACCAAATAATTGGTTTGATCAGGGTGACCAGCGATTTAAACCGAATAACATTCTAATGGGTTCACGTGAAGCAATGATGAGCTGGATTGTTGACCACGATACCGGGAAAATCGTTTGGTTATTAGGTCCCGACTTTACTAAGAGTTTTACTTTACGTAATTTAGGACCCTTAGTAGGGATGCATAATGTACATTTAATTCCTAAAGGTTTACCTGGCGCAGGAAATATTCTTGCTCTTGATAATGGAGGCTGGGCCGGCTATGGTGCACCTAATCAAACCTCCTCAACTGGAATGAGAACAACACGCATTGATGGATCAGAAGTTATTGAATTTAACCCAATTACTTTAGAAAAGAAATGGAGCTTCTCTGCAAAGGATATGGGCTATAAAGCAGCAGCCCACGCTAATTACTTCTACTCTCCATTAGAAGGTAGCGTCCAACGACTTCCAAATGAAAATACATTAATTGACGAAGGTGCCGGTGGACGTTTCTTAGAGGTTACGCCAAGTCACGAAATAGTTTGGGAATATATTTATCCATATATTGCTGATCATCTAATTTATCGGGCTTATCGGATTCCTTATGATTGGATTCCCCAATTATCTCCCTCAACAGAAATAGCAGTAACTCCGCCAGCTAATAGTGAGTTTCACCTACCAGGAGCTGCTGATCCAAGTCTTAATCCAAATACTACTGTTTCAGTCACTGGAGCTTATGGCTATAATAAACCATCACCAGCCCAAAATAATAATTAG
- a CDS encoding helix-turn-helix domain-containing protein, which yields MNNLSQNIVNHRHVLHLTQEKLAEKAKISVNFLSKLERGASRTVSAETLQHLANALKISMEELLNGIDGEHSYTKGPYEIQLDEILASYSQTQREEICKGIITILNARIE from the coding sequence ATGAATAACTTAAGTCAAAACATTGTTAATCATCGTCATGTATTGCATTTAACACAAGAAAAACTGGCTGAAAAAGCTAAAATAAGTGTTAATTTCTTATCAAAACTTGAACGTGGAGCAAGCCGTACTGTATCTGCAGAAACACTTCAACATCTAGCAAATGCTCTTAAAATCAGTATGGAAGAGCTACTAAACGGTATCGATGGAGAACACTCTTATACTAAAGGTCCGTACGAAATTCAGTTAGATGAAATATTAGCCAGTTACTCACAGACGCAACGCGAAGAAATTTGTAAAGGAATCATCACAATATTAAATGCCAGAATCGAATAA
- the ltrA gene encoding group II intron reverse transcriptase/maturase, with product MRQSQKTEQQADRLSRIGLENRKYTRARSTGYGEGKGMSVTIQDLVLDRNNLNQAYLRVKRNKGAAGVDDMTVNDLLPYLRENKTELIASLREGKYKPAPVKRVEIPKPNGGVRRLGIPTVVDRMVQQAVAQILTPIFERIFSDNSFGFRPHRGAHDAISKVVDLYNQGYRRVVDLDLKAYFDNVNHDLMIKYLQQYIDDPWTLRLIRKFLTSGVLDHGLFAKSEKGTPQGGPLSPLLANIYLNELDEELTRRGHHFVRYADDCNIYVKSQRAGERVMRSITQFLEKRLKVKVNPDKTKVGSPLRLKFLGFSLGVDHNGAYARPAKQSQQRVKKALKLLTKRNRGISLTRMFEEIHRKMRGWLQYYSIGKLTNFIQRLDKWLRVRIRQYIWKQWKKFKTKVTNLQKLGLPQHDAYVFASTRKGYWRTAHSKTLSYSLTNRKLEQLGLMNMSKTLQSIQCD from the coding sequence GTGCGACAATCGCAGAAAACAGAACAACAAGCTGACCGCTTGTCGAGGATAGGTTTGGAAAACCGAAAGTACACAAGGGCGCGTAGTACCGGTTATGGTGAAGGTAAAGGTATGAGTGTCACTATCCAAGACCTGGTCTTGGATCGCAATAACCTTAATCAGGCTTATTTGCGAGTTAAGAGAAATAAAGGAGCAGCAGGCGTTGACGATATGACAGTCAATGACCTTCTGCCATATCTCAGAGAAAATAAGACGGAACTGATCGCTAGTTTGCGTGAGGGCAAGTATAAACCAGCTCCAGTCAAACGGGTAGAAATTCCGAAGCCTAATGGTGGAGTAAGAAGACTTGGAATACCAACGGTGGTGGACCGAATGGTTCAACAAGCTGTAGCCCAAATTCTTACGCCTATCTTTGAGCGTATTTTCTCTGATAATAGCTTTGGCTTCCGTCCCCACCGTGGGGCCCATGACGCTATTTCAAAAGTAGTAGATCTTTATAATCAAGGTTATCGAAGAGTTGTCGACTTAGACCTAAAAGCCTATTTTGATAACGTTAATCATGACTTGATGATTAAGTATCTCCAACAATATATTGATGACCCATGGACACTAAGACTCATTCGTAAGTTTCTAACTAGCGGAGTCTTAGACCATGGGCTTTTCGCTAAGAGTGAAAAAGGAACCCCACAAGGAGGGCCATTGTCACCACTACTGGCGAACATCTATCTAAATGAGTTGGACGAAGAGTTGACTAGACGTGGTCACCACTTTGTGCGCTATGCGGATGATTGTAACATCTATGTTAAAAGTCAACGAGCCGGAGAACGAGTAATGCGAAGCATTACCCAGTTTCTAGAAAAGCGCTTGAAAGTTAAAGTGAACCCAGATAAAACCAAAGTCGGTAGCCCGCTACGGTTGAAGTTTCTTGGCTTTTCGTTGGGTGTAGACCACAATGGGGCCTACGCCCGTCCAGCTAAACAATCGCAACAACGAGTAAAGAAAGCACTGAAGTTATTAACTAAACGTAATCGTGGAATATCTCTGACAAGAATGTTTGAAGAAATTCATCGAAAAATGCGTGGGTGGCTTCAGTACTACTCAATTGGGAAACTAACTAACTTTATTCAACGCCTTGACAAGTGGTTGAGGGTCCGAATAAGGCAGTATATTTGGAAGCAATGGAAAAAGTTTAAAACTAAGGTAACTAACTTACAGAAGTTGGGGCTGCCCCAGCATGATGCATATGTCTTCGCTAGTACCCGAAAGGGCTACTGGCGAACTGCACATAGTAAGACCTTGAGCTATTCTCTAACTAATAGAAAACTGGAACAACTCGGACTTATGAATATGTCCAAGACGCTCCAGTCAATTCAATGTGATTAA
- a CDS encoding IS30 family transposase, with amino-acid sequence MTYTHLTTNELTIIAHSFVQKLKAYRVAQMINRCAETVYRVYRYLETGASIADYQDHYMRNKQRCGRKLTQLSLAELTYINDKIAQWWTPDTIIGRAERPISCNRRTLYRMFERGQFGFDVRSLPMRGKRHPNGYVERRGKAGQLGRSIHERAKDFPHYATEFGHLEADTVQGKKHQGAVMTLTERQSKVEIVLNVHEKTADAINQHLSQWLRKFPRHFFKSITFDNGKEFAGWREIANQFDLHTYFAEVGAPNQRGLNENNNGLLRRDGLTKQLDFRNLPDELVTQLMSKRNNLPRKSLGYRTPYEVFMSYVTDEQLFSF; translated from the coding sequence ATGACTTACACCCATCTTACCACAAACGAGCTGACAATCATCGCCCATTCTTTCGTGCAAAAGCTTAAAGCGTACCGAGTGGCCCAAATGATCAACCGTTGCGCCGAAACCGTTTATCGCGTTTATCGTTACCTGGAAACCGGTGCCTCAATTGCTGATTATCAAGATCACTATATGCGCAATAAGCAACGTTGTGGCCGAAAACTTACTCAGTTGTCACTGGCTGAACTCACTTATATCAACGACAAAATTGCCCAGTGGTGGACGCCTGATACCATTATTGGGCGCGCTGAGCGCCCAATTAGTTGTAACCGGCGAACTCTTTACCGGATGTTTGAACGTGGCCAGTTCGGCTTCGATGTCCGTTCCTTGCCGATGCGAGGTAAGCGGCACCCGAATGGCTATGTCGAGCGCCGTGGGAAGGCTGGCCAATTGGGGCGAAGTATTCACGAGCGTGCCAAGGACTTTCCGCACTATGCCACTGAATTTGGGCACCTTGAAGCTGATACCGTCCAAGGCAAAAAGCACCAAGGGGCGGTAATGACCCTGACCGAACGCCAATCGAAGGTCGAAATTGTACTCAATGTGCACGAAAAGACGGCTGATGCGATTAACCAACACTTAAGTCAGTGGCTTCGGAAATTCCCGCGGCACTTCTTCAAATCGATTACCTTTGACAACGGAAAAGAATTCGCCGGCTGGCGCGAGATTGCCAATCAATTTGACCTTCACACTTACTTTGCCGAAGTTGGTGCTCCCAATCAACGAGGGCTGAACGAAAACAACAACGGTCTTTTACGCCGGGATGGCTTAACGAAACAGCTAGATTTCCGCAATCTTCCTGATGAATTGGTAACCCAACTGATGAGTAAGCGAAATAACCTGCCCCGTAAATCACTAGGCTATCGAACTCCATATGAAGTATTCATGTCTTACGTCACTGATGAGCAACTATTTTCTTTCTAA